In a single window of the Streptomyces cinnabarinus genome:
- a CDS encoding SpoIIE family protein phosphatase, with the protein MSSTDHGSGARPFGTTNAERAAERDDALVDAVLRAVEVSGAHAASVFLVSADGSALVLAAAAGMPPSLLGGWRRIAVNSPIPVAEAFRVGRTVHLTDAEATVRRFPQLAIAVPYPFGSASVPVAAGRDVLGALAVVWAAQSGGQGLSKAQRRHLRTTAGRLGTALARLGAGDADAGSGTPQAPLEIPIPAASAVRVGLFDWDVSTGRLTADATACAIFGLKPDEFDGRAATLAAQVHPADRQAFRAAGRAAVRNGRVLARCVRIPETGGGHRTIELWGRVPTGHGRAGAASHVVGGVLDLGSGMAAAAALERLADGFFALDRDGRVTYANHRLVRLVHTRRGDLVGRRPWEALPWLADPAFEDRFRAAQVSQQPVSFLARGPHERLLFSLRPDTQGTTGWVTPAADPGPATAGARPGPDSAGGPAPTRPGALYRILEMSSALTEAVTALDVCRVVADQLLPAFGGHRLAAYVVREGRLYLLCQRGYHESFLDRFEGISLRQTWGPVTGSLAGGTPLFIETPEELARAYPELEAQSRSFGFLPLLASSRPVGALVLGFDEEHRFTGEERSVLTALSGLIAQALERARLYDAKNALAHGLQHALLPHELPNLPGVSVTGRYLPATAWMDIGGDWYDVIGTDHGIALVVGDVEGHNVAAAATMGQLRSAVRAFASADLRPSEVVAATNRLLIDLGPGPLASCCYILLDPATGIAHVVRAGHCPPLLHRPDGRTETVDPPGGPLLGIDRDADYPQAHLALSPGCLLALYTDGLVETRDADITTGIDRLRTRLAHADTDSLDKLADALLHSAKHAPNRTDDIALLLTEYTHAVGM; encoded by the coding sequence ATGTCGTCCACGGACCATGGCTCGGGTGCGCGCCCCTTCGGCACGACAAATGCCGAGAGGGCGGCGGAGCGCGACGACGCGCTGGTGGACGCGGTCCTCAGGGCCGTGGAAGTGAGCGGGGCGCACGCAGCGAGCGTCTTCCTGGTCTCGGCCGACGGCAGTGCGCTGGTGCTGGCCGCGGCGGCGGGAATGCCACCCTCGCTGCTGGGTGGGTGGCGGCGGATCGCGGTCAACAGCCCGATTCCGGTCGCGGAGGCGTTCCGCGTCGGGCGGACGGTCCATCTCACCGACGCCGAAGCGACCGTACGGCGGTTTCCCCAGCTCGCCATCGCCGTGCCGTATCCGTTCGGCTCGGCCTCCGTACCGGTGGCGGCGGGGCGGGACGTCCTGGGTGCGCTGGCGGTGGTGTGGGCCGCCCAGTCCGGCGGTCAGGGGCTGTCCAAGGCCCAGCGGCGGCACCTGCGCACCACGGCCGGCCGCCTGGGCACCGCGCTGGCCCGGCTCGGGGCGGGCGACGCCGACGCGGGCAGCGGCACCCCGCAGGCTCCGCTGGAGATCCCGATCCCGGCCGCCTCCGCCGTACGGGTCGGCCTGTTCGACTGGGACGTGAGCACCGGGCGGCTGACGGCGGACGCCACGGCGTGCGCGATCTTCGGTCTGAAGCCCGACGAGTTCGACGGGCGGGCGGCGACGCTGGCGGCTCAGGTGCACCCGGCGGACCGGCAGGCCTTCCGGGCCGCCGGCCGGGCCGCGGTGCGCAACGGCCGTGTGCTGGCCCGGTGCGTCCGCATCCCGGAGACGGGCGGCGGGCACCGCACGATCGAGCTGTGGGGCCGGGTGCCCACCGGCCATGGACGCGCGGGCGCCGCGTCCCACGTGGTGGGCGGCGTGCTCGACCTGGGCAGCGGGATGGCCGCCGCGGCAGCGCTGGAGCGGCTGGCGGACGGCTTCTTCGCGCTCGACCGGGACGGGCGCGTCACCTACGCCAATCACCGTCTGGTGCGGCTGGTGCACACGCGCCGCGGTGATCTGGTGGGGCGGCGCCCCTGGGAGGCGCTGCCGTGGCTGGCGGATCCCGCCTTCGAGGACCGGTTCCGGGCCGCCCAGGTCTCCCAGCAGCCCGTCTCGTTCCTCGCCCGCGGCCCGCACGAGCGGCTGCTGTTCTCGTTGCGGCCGGACACGCAGGGCACGACCGGGTGGGTGACCCCGGCGGCGGATCCCGGCCCGGCCACGGCCGGTGCCCGGCCCGGCCCGGATTCCGCGGGCGGCCCCGCGCCGACCCGTCCGGGGGCCCTCTACCGCATCCTGGAGATGAGCAGCGCGCTCACCGAGGCGGTCACGGCTCTGGACGTCTGCCGCGTGGTGGCCGACCAGCTGCTGCCCGCGTTCGGTGGCCATCGGCTCGCCGCCTATGTGGTGCGCGAGGGACGCCTGTACCTGCTGTGCCAGCGCGGCTATCACGAGAGCTTCCTGGACCGGTTCGAGGGCATCTCCCTGCGGCAGACCTGGGGGCCCGTGACCGGATCGCTGGCCGGCGGCACCCCGCTGTTCATCGAGACACCGGAAGAACTGGCGCGGGCCTACCCCGAGTTGGAGGCCCAGTCGCGCTCCTTCGGGTTCCTGCCGCTGCTCGCCTCCAGCCGGCCCGTGGGAGCCCTCGTCCTCGGCTTCGACGAGGAGCACCGGTTCACCGGCGAGGAGCGCAGTGTGCTGACCGCGCTCAGCGGCCTGATCGCCCAGGCGCTGGAGCGGGCCCGGCTCTACGACGCCAAGAACGCCCTGGCCCACGGCCTGCAGCACGCCCTGCTCCCGCACGAGTTGCCCAATCTGCCCGGGGTCAGCGTGACCGGCCGGTACCTGCCCGCCACCGCGTGGATGGACATCGGCGGCGACTGGTACGACGTGATCGGCACCGACCACGGCATCGCCCTGGTCGTCGGCGACGTCGAGGGCCACAACGTCGCCGCCGCGGCCACCATGGGGCAACTCCGCAGCGCGGTGCGGGCGTTCGCCTCCGCGGACCTGCGGCCCAGCGAGGTGGTGGCCGCCACCAACCGGCTCCTGATCGACCTCGGCCCCGGCCCCCTCGCCAGCTGCTGCTACATCCTGCTCGATCCCGCCACGGGCATCGCCCATGTGGTCCGCGCCGGCCACTGCCCGCCCCTGCTGCACCGGCCCGACGGCCGCACCGAGACCGTCGACCCGCCCGGCGGACCGCTCCTCGGCATCGACCGCGACGCCGACTATCCGCAGGCCCACCTGGCCCTGTCGCCGGGGTGCCTGCTGGCCCTCTACACCGACGGGCTGGTCGAGACCCGGGACGCGGACATCACCACCGGCATCGACCGGCTGCGCACCCGGCTCGCCCACGCCGACACCGACTCGCTGGACAAACTCGCCGACGCCCTCCTGCACAGCGCCAAGCACGCCCCGAACCGCACCGACGACATCGCGCTCCTCCTCACCGAGTACACCCACGCGGTCGGGATGTGA
- a CDS encoding choice-of-anchor Q domain-containing protein, protein MRVRVTTAVLTAIAIAAGVHLAPASASASESAAEPAEFTVDTTADAVDADPSDGRCRTASGACSLRAAVMAANSLPGSTITLPPGHYRLTIPPDPELIVGDNPDPTTGDLNVDAPTTITGSGARTTVIDANLLDRVFRLRADTRMSDVTITGGRAVQRELPFTDTGGGGIANAHRLTLRRVAVTGNSAGYGGGIFNVPDSHLDLVDSTVSRNAAGEAGGIRFDDTGTVTNSTITDNRVTDPGDRPGSLGGYGGGIDIRGRGTVEILNSTIARNSSSDGGGGINIAPAYLDSLPAPLPDLIDLPLGRMTLRNSVIAGNTVDGAAANCKRAFATIDSLGHNIDTDGSCRLTAAGDLPSRDPLLGPLADNGGPTDTSALLPGSPALDAAADCPATDQRGITRPQGAACDIGAYEHRP, encoded by the coding sequence ATGAGGGTCCGAGTCACCACGGCGGTGCTGACCGCCATCGCCATCGCCGCGGGAGTGCACCTCGCCCCCGCATCCGCATCCGCATCCGAATCCGCCGCCGAACCGGCGGAGTTCACCGTGGACACCACCGCCGACGCGGTCGACGCCGACCCGTCGGACGGCCGGTGCCGCACCGCGTCCGGCGCGTGCAGTCTGCGCGCCGCGGTGATGGCCGCCAACTCCCTGCCGGGCAGCACGATCACGCTGCCGCCCGGCCACTACCGGCTGACGATCCCGCCCGACCCCGAGCTGATCGTCGGCGACAATCCCGACCCCACCACAGGGGACTTGAACGTCGACGCCCCCACCACCATCACCGGATCGGGCGCGCGCACCACCGTCATCGACGCCAACCTCCTGGACCGGGTCTTCCGCCTGCGGGCGGACACCCGGATGTCCGACGTGACGATCACCGGGGGCAGGGCCGTACAGCGTGAACTGCCCTTCACCGACACCGGTGGCGGCGGCATCGCCAACGCACACCGTCTGACCCTGCGCCGGGTCGCCGTCACCGGGAACTCCGCCGGGTACGGCGGCGGCATCTTCAACGTCCCGGACTCCCACCTGGATCTCGTCGACAGCACGGTCAGCCGGAACGCCGCGGGCGAGGCCGGAGGCATCAGATTCGACGACACCGGGACCGTCACGAACTCGACGATCACCGACAACCGGGTGACGGACCCCGGCGACCGTCCCGGCAGCCTCGGCGGCTACGGCGGAGGCATCGACATCCGCGGCAGGGGAACCGTGGAGATCCTCAACTCGACCATCGCCCGGAACAGTTCCAGCGACGGCGGGGGCGGAATCAACATCGCCCCGGCCTACCTCGACAGCCTGCCCGCGCCCCTCCCCGACCTCATCGACCTGCCCCTGGGCCGCATGACTTTGCGCAACTCCGTCATCGCGGGCAACACGGTCGACGGCGCCGCCGCCAACTGCAAGCGGGCCTTCGCCACCATCGACTCGCTGGGCCACAACATCGACACCGACGGAAGCTGTCGCCTCACCGCCGCGGGCGATCTGCCCAGCCGCGACCCGCTGCTCGGGCCGCTCGCGGACAACGGCGGCCCGACCGACACCTCGGCGCTCCTGCCGGGCAGCCCCGCCCTGGACGCGGCCGCCGACTGCCCCGCCACCGATCAGCGCGGCATCACCCGCCCCCAGGGCGCCGCCTGCGACATCGGCGCCTACGAGCACAGGCCATGA
- a CDS encoding SpoIIE family protein phosphatase: MNTSDQGRAQDPPAASSGSWTDRADDGSGEWQIGHSLVGQFLARSPIGMAVMDTDLRYVWINDALERLGGVAREERMGKRLSDVLPRLDAAAIESVMREVLETGCPAVDVEYHGRTSADPDREHAYSTSFFRLADDTGVVRGVGYMVLDVTDRWRARERLALLSRVGAWTARTLDVFRLAEGLAEVCVPDLADLITVDLLDSVLQGEPLDRALSGGQRLRRVAVRSADGDAPEGIAAAGRPVQYPPDSPGARCLAGGTPHREALSRQGCEGWIAADALLGPAAADLGPCALLLVPVRTHGRVVGMTTLLRRAPREGFDEDDLLVADEIVGRAALGVENARQYTKERNTALALQRFLLPRRIAAHATVEVATRYLPSGGGVGGDFFDVIPLSGARVALVIGDVVGHGINAAASMGRLRTAVRTLADLDLPPEEILAHLDDLMLGLIAEDSPEERGQAPSELGATCLYAVYDPVARTCVMARAGHPPPAVVGPDRSVFLPDLPPGPPLGLGGLPFESAEIELAEGSLLALYTDGLFEVRGQDPDVGLERLRAALADPDRPVEDMCGEVQSTLEVEGRDDDVALLIARIHGLGADRVASWDIASDPAAVSGARAVAGRCLEAWGLGDMVFTTELLVSELVTNAIRYASGPIRLRLIRESVLTCEVFDTSTVSPRLQHARTLDEGGRGLFLVAQLSRRWGTRYTADGKVIWVEQEIL; this comes from the coding sequence ATGAACACCAGCGACCAAGGCCGGGCGCAGGACCCGCCCGCGGCGTCCTCGGGCTCCTGGACGGATCGCGCCGACGACGGAAGTGGAGAGTGGCAGATCGGTCACTCCCTGGTGGGGCAGTTCCTGGCCCGGTCCCCGATCGGCATGGCCGTCATGGACACCGACCTGCGCTATGTCTGGATCAACGACGCCCTGGAACGGCTCGGGGGCGTGGCCCGCGAGGAGCGCATGGGCAAGCGGCTGAGCGATGTGCTGCCACGGCTCGACGCGGCGGCCATCGAGTCGGTCATGCGGGAAGTGCTGGAGACCGGGTGCCCCGCCGTCGATGTCGAGTACCACGGCCGCACCAGCGCCGACCCCGACCGGGAACACGCCTACTCCACGTCCTTCTTCCGGCTGGCGGACGACACGGGGGTCGTGCGGGGTGTCGGCTACATGGTCCTCGATGTCACCGACCGATGGCGTGCCCGGGAACGTCTCGCCCTGCTGAGCCGGGTCGGCGCCTGGACGGCCAGGACGCTCGACGTCTTCCGTCTCGCCGAGGGGCTGGCCGAGGTCTGTGTTCCGGACCTGGCCGATCTGATCACCGTGGACCTCCTCGACTCCGTCCTCCAGGGCGAGCCCCTCGACCGGGCGCTGTCCGGCGGCCAGCGGCTGCGGCGGGTCGCCGTCCGCAGCGCCGACGGCGACGCGCCGGAGGGGATCGCGGCGGCCGGGCGTCCGGTGCAGTACCCGCCGGACTCACCCGGCGCGCGCTGCCTGGCCGGCGGAACCCCGCACCGAGAGGCCCTGTCCCGGCAGGGGTGCGAAGGCTGGATCGCCGCCGACGCACTGCTCGGCCCGGCGGCGGCGGACCTCGGTCCGTGCGCGCTGTTGCTGGTCCCGGTCAGGACGCACGGCCGGGTGGTGGGGATGACGACCCTGCTCCGACGTGCCCCGCGCGAGGGCTTCGACGAGGACGACCTCCTGGTGGCCGACGAGATCGTCGGACGGGCCGCACTCGGCGTCGAGAACGCCCGCCAGTACACCAAGGAACGCAACACCGCGCTGGCCTTGCAGCGCTTCCTGCTGCCCCGCCGGATCGCGGCGCACGCGACGGTCGAGGTGGCGACGCGCTATCTGCCCTCCGGCGGAGGCGTGGGCGGTGACTTCTTCGACGTCATCCCGCTCTCCGGGGCCCGCGTCGCCCTGGTGATCGGAGATGTGGTCGGACACGGCATCAACGCGGCGGCCTCGATGGGCCGGCTGCGCACCGCCGTACGCACCCTGGCCGATCTCGATCTGCCGCCCGAGGAGATCCTGGCCCATCTCGACGATCTGATGCTGGGGCTCATCGCCGAGGACTCCCCGGAGGAGCGCGGACAGGCACCGTCGGAACTCGGCGCGACCTGTCTGTACGCGGTCTACGATCCGGTGGCCCGCACCTGTGTCATGGCGCGGGCCGGTCATCCGCCGCCCGCGGTCGTGGGCCCCGACCGGTCGGTGTTCCTCCCCGACCTCCCGCCGGGCCCGCCGCTCGGTCTGGGCGGTCTGCCGTTCGAGTCCGCGGAGATCGAGCTGGCCGAGGGAAGCCTGCTCGCGCTGTACACCGACGGCCTGTTCGAGGTCCGCGGGCAGGACCCGGACGTCGGTCTGGAGCGGCTCCGCGCGGCCCTGGCCGATCCCGACCGGCCGGTCGAGGACATGTGCGGCGAGGTGCAGAGCACGCTGGAGGTCGAGGGGCGGGACGACGACGTGGCCCTGCTGATCGCTCGCATCCACGGGCTCGGGGCCGACCGGGTGGCCTCTTGGGACATCGCCTCCGACCCGGCGGCCGTGTCCGGCGCGCGTGCGGTGGCGGGGCGGTGCCTCGAAGCCTGGGGCCTGGGCGACATGGTGTTCACCACGGAGCTCCTGGTGAGCGAACTGGTCACCAACGCCATCCGCTACGCCTCGGGCCCCATCCGGCTGCGGCTGATCCGCGAGTCCGTCCTGACCTGCGAGGTCTTCGACACCAGCACCGTCTCCCCACGACTGCAGCACGCCCGCACCCTGGACGAGGGCGGGCGTGGCCTGTTCCTCGTGGCACAGCTGTCGCGACGCTGGGGTACGCGCTACACCGCGGACGGCAAGGTCATCTGGGTGGAGCAGGAGATCCTGTAG
- a CDS encoding TetR/AcrR family transcriptional regulator produces MTEAPARDRGARSRDAILDTAGELMARHGYAATSISMISAACGLPVSSLYWHFGSKDGIYVAVLERARTTLLAALPPPQVPGRDLDERLEAFLAEVGDAFQRHQPSVRLLLGLGMVQQDATAAAVAEVRHYRDALTQWARDALSCVFGLRDRPEVADELARFTLRMASGTAVARWFDAGAALETGALRVALRALAAHHGVAVRGAPG; encoded by the coding sequence ATGACGGAGGCACCGGCCCGGGACCGAGGCGCACGGTCACGGGACGCGATACTCGACACCGCCGGGGAACTGATGGCCCGGCACGGCTACGCCGCCACGTCCATCTCGATGATCTCCGCCGCGTGCGGCCTGCCGGTCAGTTCCCTCTACTGGCACTTCGGCAGCAAGGACGGGATCTACGTCGCGGTGCTGGAGCGGGCCAGGACCACGCTGCTGGCCGCCCTGCCCCCGCCCCAGGTGCCGGGCCGCGACCTCGACGAGCGGCTGGAGGCCTTTCTCGCCGAGGTCGGGGACGCGTTCCAGCGCCATCAGCCCAGTGTGCGGCTGCTGTTGGGGCTGGGGATGGTGCAGCAGGACGCCACCGCGGCGGCCGTGGCCGAGGTGCGGCACTACCGGGACGCGCTGACGCAATGGGCCCGGGACGCGCTGAGTTGTGTCTTCGGGCTTCGTGATCGCCCCGAGGTGGCGGACGAACTGGCGCGTTTCACGCTGAGGATGGCGAGCGGTACGGCCGTGGCCCGCTGGTTCGATGCGGGTGCCGCCTTGGAGACCGGCGCGTTGCGGGTGGCGTTGCGGGCGCTGGCGGCACATCACGGGGTGGCGGTCAGGGGTGCGCCTGGGTGA
- a CDS encoding NADP-dependent oxidoreductase — MSTINHQVRLAARPVGEPQPADWQHVEEPVGQPGDGEFLVQVLALSIDPAMRGWMNAGRSYIRPVEIGEVMRAGAVGRVIASQHPGFAVGDHVSGSFGVQEYCVTNGLGVTKVDPAAAPLPTYLGTLGMSGLTGYFGLIDIGRPEPGQTVVVSGAAGAVGSVVGQIAKILGCRVIGIAGGEAKCRMIVDELGFDAAIDYRSEDVRKELRRHAPDGVDVYFDNVGGEILDAVLLTLARGARIIVCGAISQYNSTKPQGPANYLSLLVNRATMTGMVVFDYADRYAEGITQMATWRAEGRLKSLEDVVSGGVTDFPDTLMRLFRGENHGKLVLKIAD, encoded by the coding sequence ATGAGCACGATCAACCACCAGGTGCGCCTGGCCGCCCGTCCCGTGGGAGAGCCGCAGCCCGCCGACTGGCAGCACGTGGAGGAGCCGGTCGGGCAACCGGGCGACGGGGAGTTCCTGGTTCAGGTGCTGGCTCTGTCGATCGACCCGGCGATGCGCGGCTGGATGAACGCGGGCCGGTCCTACATACGCCCGGTGGAGATCGGTGAGGTCATGCGCGCCGGTGCGGTGGGACGCGTGATCGCCTCCCAGCACCCCGGGTTCGCGGTCGGGGACCATGTGTCGGGCTCCTTCGGCGTGCAGGAGTACTGCGTGACGAACGGGCTGGGCGTCACCAAGGTCGACCCGGCGGCGGCCCCCCTTCCGACGTACCTCGGCACGCTCGGCATGTCGGGCCTGACGGGCTACTTCGGGCTGATCGACATCGGCCGCCCCGAGCCGGGCCAGACGGTCGTCGTCTCCGGTGCGGCGGGCGCGGTCGGCAGTGTCGTCGGCCAGATCGCCAAGATCCTGGGCTGCCGGGTCATCGGCATCGCCGGTGGCGAGGCCAAGTGCCGGATGATCGTCGACGAACTCGGCTTCGACGCCGCGATCGACTACCGCAGCGAGGACGTCCGCAAAGAGCTGCGCCGGCACGCCCCCGACGGGGTCGACGTGTACTTCGACAACGTCGGCGGCGAGATCCTGGACGCCGTGCTGCTGACCCTGGCGCGCGGTGCCCGCATCATCGTCTGCGGCGCGATCTCCCAGTACAACAGCACCAAGCCGCAGGGCCCCGCCAACTACCTCTCCCTGCTGGTCAACCGGGCCACCATGACCGGCATGGTCGTCTTCGACTACGCCGACCGCTACGCCGAGGGCATCACGCAGATGGCCACGTGGCGGGCGGAGGGCAGGCTCAAGTCCCTTGAGGACGTGGTCTCCGGCGGCGTGACCGACTTCCCCGACACCCTGATGCGCCTGTTCCGCGGTGAGAACCACGGCAAGCTCGTGCTGAAGATCGCGGACTGA
- a CDS encoding alcohol dehydrogenase catalytic domain-containing protein, translating into MKALSYHGRHDIRYGDVPDPAVTSPTHAVVQVTTAGICGSDLHIYHGNPFSPELGYTPGHECVGVVVETGDQVTRFRPGDRVLVPASAGCTQCRSCAAGFTARCERAKTSTELCYGVSPQLPGSQAQALAVPYADINLVALPEGISDEAAVVLTDNAPTAWYGCRRARIQPGETVLVIGLGPVGLMAAQSAFAMGAARVLGADLVAERRAFAAGFGVEPVEGDDAKAAVREMTGGRGPDAVVEAVGSDATIDLALKSVRQAGRVSVIGVSQNKAFPFHMGLAQIKELEFAIGLCSIHYELPTLIALAQAGRIQPEVVVSHRFPLSQGPAAYELFADRSDGVRKILLDPTG; encoded by the coding sequence ATGAAAGCACTGAGCTACCACGGCCGTCATGACATCCGCTACGGCGACGTCCCCGACCCGGCCGTCACCAGCCCCACCCACGCGGTCGTCCAGGTGACCACGGCCGGTATCTGCGGCAGCGACCTGCACATCTACCACGGCAATCCCTTCAGCCCGGAACTGGGCTACACACCAGGCCACGAATGCGTCGGCGTGGTCGTCGAGACCGGCGACCAGGTCACCCGCTTCAGGCCCGGCGACCGGGTCCTCGTACCCGCCTCGGCCGGTTGCACCCAGTGCCGGTCGTGCGCGGCCGGGTTCACCGCCCGGTGCGAGCGCGCCAAGACCAGTACGGAGCTCTGCTACGGCGTCAGCCCCCAACTCCCCGGCAGCCAGGCCCAGGCCCTCGCGGTGCCGTACGCCGACATCAATCTGGTGGCCCTGCCCGAGGGGATCTCCGACGAGGCCGCCGTCGTCCTGACGGACAACGCCCCGACGGCCTGGTACGGCTGCCGCCGCGCCCGGATCCAGCCCGGCGAGACCGTCCTGGTCATCGGCCTCGGCCCGGTCGGACTGATGGCCGCGCAGTCCGCCTTCGCGATGGGCGCCGCGCGCGTGCTCGGGGCGGACCTGGTCGCCGAGCGCCGCGCCTTCGCCGCGGGCTTCGGGGTCGAACCGGTCGAGGGTGACGACGCGAAGGCCGCCGTGCGGGAGATGACCGGCGGACGCGGACCGGACGCGGTGGTGGAGGCCGTCGGCTCGGACGCCACCATCGACCTGGCCCTCAAGTCCGTCCGGCAGGCCGGCCGGGTCAGCGTCATCGGAGTCAGCCAGAACAAGGCGTTCCCCTTCCACATGGGGCTGGCGCAGATCAAGGAACTCGAGTTCGCCATCGGGCTCTGCTCGATCCACTACGAACTCCCCACCCTGATCGCCCTCGCCCAGGCCGGCCGGATCCAGCCGGAGGTCGTGGTGTCCCACCGCTTCCCCCTCTCCCAGGGCCCCGCGGCATACGAACTGTTCGCCGACCGCTCCGACGGGGTCCGCAAGATCCTCCTCGATCCCACCGGCTGA
- a CDS encoding carboxylesterase/lipase family protein has translation MSSPRTRHPLAWAVAAVTALLLSLTTPPATAAADAGHDSLVVRTDRGSVRGAAGRDGGRVFQGIPFAAPPTGELRWRPPRPAARWHGVRDTIAPAHPCPQLPLTLLPDGGPVLPGESNRTGSTTEDCLYLNVWTPDKVRPTGRPLPVLVWLHGGGNAYGAGSDYDGSALAAKGLVVVTVNYRLGALGFLAHPALSAESADHASGDYGLMDQQAALRWVRHNIGAFGGDRNRVTLGGQSAGSADTCAHLASPTAKGLFHRAIQQSGSCASPGALTPLTLDAAERKGSGFAASLGCADPTTAAACLRTVPVSALIGTTGTGPASLWGPNTGPRVLPRPPRAAWAEGQVNAVPTLSGNTHDEYRYFTALYVDLLGAGPLTPSSYEALIRLQYGEQAAAVLDAYPASAHPTANLAYSAVGTDQRFACPARSDSRLYSTRAPVYAYEFSDSQAPPFIPAPHTPQGAFHASELAYLFPMDADAVRPLTPAQHRLSATMTAYWARFAATGNPNGLGTPSWPRYTRDGDRIQELAPGRVAPTTGFAADHQCTFWQPLTQAHP, from the coding sequence ATGAGCTCACCGAGAACCCGCCACCCCCTTGCCTGGGCCGTGGCCGCTGTCACGGCCCTGCTGTTGTCCCTCACCACTCCCCCGGCCACGGCCGCCGCCGACGCCGGCCACGACTCCCTGGTCGTGCGCACCGACCGCGGCTCGGTGCGCGGGGCGGCCGGCCGCGACGGCGGACGGGTCTTCCAGGGGATACCGTTCGCGGCCCCGCCCACCGGCGAGCTGCGCTGGCGTCCACCGCGCCCCGCCGCGCGCTGGCACGGCGTACGGGACACCATCGCACCCGCACATCCCTGTCCCCAACTGCCTTTGACACTGCTCCCCGACGGCGGCCCCGTCCTGCCCGGCGAGTCCAACCGCACGGGCAGCACCACGGAGGACTGCCTGTACCTCAATGTGTGGACCCCCGACAAGGTGCGACCCACCGGCCGCCCCCTGCCGGTGCTGGTCTGGCTGCACGGCGGCGGCAACGCCTACGGCGCGGGCAGCGACTACGACGGCTCGGCGCTCGCCGCGAAGGGCCTGGTCGTGGTTACCGTCAACTACCGCCTCGGAGCACTGGGGTTCCTCGCCCACCCGGCCCTGTCGGCGGAGAGCGCGGACCACGCGTCCGGCGACTACGGCCTGATGGACCAGCAGGCCGCGCTGCGCTGGGTGCGGCACAACATCGGCGCCTTCGGCGGCGACCGGAACCGGGTGACGCTCGGCGGCCAGTCCGCGGGATCGGCGGACACCTGCGCCCATCTCGCCTCACCGACCGCGAAAGGCCTGTTCCACCGGGCGATCCAGCAGAGCGGAAGCTGCGCCTCGCCCGGCGCCCTCACCCCGCTCACGCTCGACGCGGCCGAGCGCAAGGGCAGCGGCTTCGCGGCGTCCTTGGGCTGCGCCGACCCGACGACCGCGGCGGCCTGTCTGCGCACCGTGCCCGTCTCCGCGCTCATCGGCACCACCGGAACCGGTCCCGCGTCCCTGTGGGGCCCGAACACCGGGCCACGCGTCCTGCCCCGCCCTCCGCGGGCGGCATGGGCCGAGGGACAGGTGAACGCGGTACCGACGCTGAGCGGCAACACCCATGACGAGTACCGCTACTTCACCGCGCTGTACGTGGATCTGCTGGGCGCCGGCCCCCTGACCCCGTCGTCGTACGAGGCCCTGATCCGGCTCCAGTACGGCGAGCAGGCGGCCGCGGTCCTCGACGCGTACCCGGCCTCGGCGCACCCGACCGCCAACCTGGCGTACTCCGCCGTCGGCACCGACCAGCGGTTCGCCTGCCCGGCACGCTCCGACAGCCGGCTGTACAGCACGCGGGCACCCGTCTACGCCTACGAGTTCAGCGACTCCCAGGCACCCCCGTTCATCCCGGCCCCGCACACGCCACAAGGCGCCTTCCACGCCTCCGAACTGGCCTACCTCTTCCCCATGGACGCGGACGCGGTACGGCCCCTGACACCGGCCCAGCACCGGCTGTCCGCGACGATGACCGCCTACTGGGCCCGGTTCGCCGCGACCGGCAACCCCAACGGGCTCGGAACGCCCTCCTGGCCGCGCTACACGCGGGACGGAGACCGCATCCAGGAACTGGCACCCGGCCGGGTCGCCCCCACCACCGGGTTCGCAGCCGACCACCAGTGCACGTTCTGGCAACCACTCACCCAGGCGCACCCCTGA